One region of Limnospira fusiformis SAG 85.79 genomic DNA includes:
- a CDS encoding EutN/CcmL family microcompartment protein → MQIARVIGTVVSTQKEPSLRGSKFLLLQLLDEQGEPTSKYEVACDYVGAGFSEWVLVSLGSAARQIPGSENRPSDAAVVAIIDTVSTANGQIYSQKQQNRLG, encoded by the coding sequence ATGCAAATTGCCAGAGTTATTGGCACAGTTGTTAGTACCCAGAAGGAACCCAGTCTCCGAGGTTCCAAGTTTTTGCTATTGCAACTCTTAGATGAACAGGGAGAGCCAACATCAAAATATGAAGTGGCGTGCGACTATGTGGGTGCGGGTTTTAGTGAGTGGGTTCTGGTTAGTCTCGGAAGTGCGGCTCGCCAAATTCCTGGAAGCGAAAATCGACCCAGTGATGCAGCCGTAGTTGCCATTATTGACACCGTTAGCACTGCTAATGGCCAGATTTACAGTCAAAAACAGCAGAACCGTTTAGGTTGA
- a CDS encoding carbon dioxide-concentrating mechanism protein CcmK gives MSIAVGMIETIGFPAVVEAADSMVKAARVTLVGYEKIGSGRVTVIVRGDVSEVQASVSAGIESVKRVNGGEVSSTHIIARPHENLEYVLPIRYTDAVEQFRSY, from the coding sequence ATGTCCATCGCTGTTGGAATGATTGAAACCATAGGCTTTCCGGCTGTTGTAGAAGCAGCCGACTCCATGGTAAAAGCCGCGCGCGTTACTTTAGTCGGATATGAGAAAATTGGCAGCGGTCGTGTGACCGTGATTGTCCGAGGAGATGTCTCCGAGGTACAAGCATCAGTTTCCGCTGGCATTGAGTCAGTCAAACGGGTGAATGGTGGAGAAGTATCATCAACCCACATCATTGCTCGTCCCCATGAAAATCTAGAGTACGTTCTACCAATTCGTTACACCGATGCGGTCGAACAGTTCCGGTCCTACTAG
- a CDS encoding CO2 hydration protein, which yields MTSNQIHPLFKYIERLEAGDALLPDSPQNLLEVVGILKSYGIVLDAYSDNLIYVADHQFLVFFPFFKYFNGDLNIPKLLKYWWHDRINYEYAEYCMKGMLWHGGGGLDSYLDSSQFQQLAEAAIQTKFKGNSFILLLHQMFPEFLPEQVRQSAYYSALGQFWRVMSDIFISLSDLYDQGEIKSIPAVVQHILDGLVAAANNPITYGVKLGDKTLDIIPKSAGLTFLMDTAVPYVEAIFFRGTPFPGTVSYNAQVHQIPSLQKEFTYGALYADPLPIGGSGIPPTQLMQDMRHFLPDYLHNIYNNSCRGEDDLRVQICQSFQKSMFCVTTAAIKGLAPYPLNTDDPEQKKANRAYLENWLNRFTTSRLSEVNQPTSTDFQPFLVRS from the coding sequence ATGACCAGCAATCAAATCCACCCATTGTTCAAATATATTGAACGCTTAGAAGCTGGTGATGCCTTATTACCAGACTCTCCCCAAAACCTCCTTGAAGTAGTTGGCATCCTCAAAAGTTACGGCATAGTTTTAGATGCCTACTCCGACAACCTGATTTATGTGGCTGACCATCAATTTTTAGTATTTTTCCCGTTTTTTAAATACTTCAATGGCGATTTAAATATCCCCAAATTGCTCAAGTATTGGTGGCACGATCGCATTAATTATGAATATGCCGAATATTGCATGAAAGGGATGTTATGGCATGGGGGAGGCGGACTAGATTCTTACTTGGATTCATCACAATTCCAACAGTTAGCAGAAGCAGCTATTCAGACTAAATTTAAAGGCAATAGTTTCATTCTGCTACTACATCAGATGTTCCCAGAATTTCTACCCGAACAAGTACGACAGTCAGCCTATTATAGCGCTTTGGGGCAATTTTGGCGAGTCATGAGTGATATTTTTATCTCCCTTTCTGACCTCTATGACCAAGGGGAAATTAAATCCATTCCCGCCGTAGTGCAGCATATCTTAGATGGATTAGTTGCCGCCGCCAATAATCCAATTACTTATGGCGTTAAATTGGGGGATAAAACATTAGATATAATCCCTAAATCTGCCGGACTCACATTTTTAATGGATACAGCAGTTCCCTATGTGGAAGCCATTTTTTTCCGTGGTACACCCTTCCCGGGTACAGTATCCTATAACGCTCAAGTTCATCAAATCCCCAGCCTACAAAAAGAATTTACATACGGTGCTTTATACGCTGACCCCCTCCCCATTGGTGGTTCCGGTATTCCCCCCACTCAATTAATGCAGGATATGCGCCATTTTTTACCTGATTATCTCCACAATATTTATAATAATAGTTGCCGAGGAGAGGATGATTTGCGTGTGCAAATATGCCAAAGTTTTCAAAAGTCTATGTTTTGTGTCACGACAGCCGCCATTAAAGGACTAGCACCCTATCCCCTGAACACTGACGACCCCGAACAAAAAAAGGCTAATCGCGCCTATCTGGAAAATTGGTTAAATCGGTTTACCACTTCCCGTTTGTCTGAGGTTAATCAACCTACTTCGACAGATTTTCAACCGTTTCTAGTGCGTTCATAG
- a CDS encoding NADH-quinone oxidoreductase subunit M: MLSVLIWIPLLAALLIVLWPNLSPQLSRQISLLTAGGLLVWSLILARLFDPTVADLQMVEHITWIQPLGLNYYLGVDGLSLPLVIINALLVAIAIWSSDLDISRPRLYYPLLLIIFAGVAGTFLSSNLLLFILFYEVELIPLYLLIAIWGGKNRGYAATKFLLYTAVSGLLILAAFLGIVWLTKAPDFDLDTLITSTLGVSALPLTTQLILLGGLVIGFGIKIPVVPFHTWLPDAHVEASTPVSVLLAGVLLKLGTYGLLRFGVGLFPDAWNAIAPYVASWAVVSVLYGASCAISQKDIKKMVAYSSIAHMGYIILAFAAASPISLLGSVMQMVSHGLISALLFLTVGVVYKKSGSRDIDVIRGLLNPERGLPLIGSIMIVAVMASAGIPGLVGFVSEFLVFRGSMEVFPVQTLLCMVGTGLTSVYFLIMINRAFFGRLSESVINLPRVQWRDRIPAIALAVIITFLGLQPTILVKWTESTTSALMYKPPIVAQIESNVKAIGLN; the protein is encoded by the coding sequence ATGCTAAGTGTTTTAATTTGGATTCCGCTGTTAGCTGCCCTCCTGATTGTACTCTGGCCAAACCTCAGCCCCCAATTATCCCGTCAAATCTCCCTATTAACCGCTGGCGGGTTATTGGTGTGGTCTCTAATTTTGGCAAGGTTATTTGATCCGACTGTAGCCGATCTACAGATGGTAGAACATATTACCTGGATTCAACCCCTCGGCTTAAATTACTATCTGGGGGTAGATGGTTTATCCTTGCCGTTGGTGATTATCAATGCCTTATTAGTAGCGATCGCTATTTGGTCTTCTGACTTAGACATTTCTCGACCCCGGCTATATTATCCCCTGCTGTTGATTATCTTTGCCGGAGTCGCTGGCACCTTTTTATCCTCCAACCTGCTGCTGTTTATACTGTTTTACGAAGTCGAACTAATTCCCCTGTATCTACTCATCGCCATTTGGGGAGGCAAAAACCGAGGCTATGCAGCCACCAAGTTTCTGCTTTATACAGCAGTTTCCGGTCTGTTAATTTTAGCCGCCTTTTTAGGCATAGTCTGGTTAACCAAAGCACCTGATTTTGATTTGGATACCCTCATAACTTCCACTTTGGGAGTGTCCGCATTACCCCTCACTACCCAACTAATTCTACTGGGGGGACTGGTAATCGGATTTGGTATTAAAATCCCCGTAGTCCCCTTTCATACTTGGCTACCCGATGCCCATGTGGAAGCCTCAACCCCTGTATCAGTTTTATTGGCGGGGGTATTATTAAAGTTGGGAACCTATGGTTTACTAAGGTTTGGGGTCGGTTTATTTCCAGATGCTTGGAATGCGATCGCCCCTTATGTCGCGAGTTGGGCAGTAGTTAGCGTTTTATATGGTGCTTCCTGTGCGATTTCACAAAAAGATATCAAGAAGATGGTCGCCTATAGTTCCATCGCCCACATGGGTTATATTATCCTAGCTTTTGCCGCCGCCTCTCCCATCAGTTTACTCGGTTCAGTCATGCAAATGGTTAGTCATGGCTTAATTTCTGCCCTGCTATTTTTAACAGTGGGAGTAGTTTACAAAAAATCGGGAAGTCGAGATATCGATGTGATTCGTGGCTTATTAAACCCTGAACGCGGTTTACCTTTAATCGGTAGTATAATGATTGTCGCGGTTATGGCTAGTGCTGGTATTCCCGGTTTAGTGGGATTTGTATCAGAATTTCTTGTCTTTAGAGGCAGTATGGAAGTGTTCCCCGTGCAGACTCTTCTGTGTATGGTGGGAACTGGTTTAACTTCTGTTTACTTTCTGATTATGATTAACCGTGCCTTTTTTGGTCGCTTGTCCGAGTCAGTCATTAATTTACCAAGGGTACAATGGCGCGATCGCATTCCAGCTATAGCCTTGGCTGTGATTATCACCTTTCTAGGACTACAACCGACCATCCTAGTTAAATGGACTGAAAGCACCACATCAGCACTCATGTATAAGCCCCCAATTGTAGCTCAAATTGAATCAAATGTCAAGGCGATCGGCTTAAATTAA
- a CDS encoding SagB/ThcOx family dehydrogenase, giving the protein MSEPLKSIAQYYHERTKYDPDTLASKGQQLDWTKQPEPFKEYKIGTVFDLKPYLKEISDPQIPTANTDPWQRLSSLLLHTYGLTAKLATTSGFHYLRSSPSAGGLYPAEIYLVSRGTPELPAGLYNYQTLHHSLVQFWDSQIWSELKQACFWHPCLENTKLAMVVTAVFYRSAWRYQDRAYRRIFLDTGHLLGNLELAGALNSYRPHLIGGFADETLNNLLYLDSETEAAIAVVALADLLEIDQNLPQFRTALPSATQTDYPEIPDGEMLHYLHCASQIKSDTSGSQGWKKLASEEEPEDKYNFPFCTKVSTVTPAIDWGKDLKGLNTAQLRRRSTRRYSGGNLNLEELLALLDFTYQHQHYGYQGLDAAPDFFDLSLIESFIAVSGVNGLEEGCYYYAPKAQELRQIRFKNFRRELHYLCLGQDLGRDAAALLFHTADLNKAIAKYGDRAYRYLHSDAGHLGQRLNLAATHLRLGASGIGGFFDNLVNEVLGIPTDEAVIYITTLGRLRGN; this is encoded by the coding sequence ATGTCAGAACCACTGAAATCCATCGCCCAATACTACCATGAGCGAACCAAATACGATCCCGACACCTTAGCCTCTAAGGGTCAACAGTTAGACTGGACTAAACAACCAGAACCCTTCAAAGAATACAAGATTGGCACGGTATTTGACCTGAAACCCTATCTCAAAGAAATATCCGATCCTCAAATTCCCACAGCCAACACAGACCCATGGCAGCGATTATCTAGTCTACTACTACATACCTATGGGTTAACCGCTAAACTAGCCACAACTAGCGGATTTCACTATTTGCGATCGTCACCCTCAGCCGGGGGACTGTATCCAGCCGAAATCTATCTAGTTTCCAGGGGAACCCCAGAATTACCAGCGGGACTGTATAACTATCAAACCCTACATCACTCCCTAGTGCAATTTTGGGATAGCCAAATTTGGTCGGAGTTGAAACAAGCCTGTTTTTGGCATCCATGCCTGGAAAATACTAAACTGGCGATGGTCGTTACTGCTGTATTTTACCGTTCAGCTTGGCGATACCAAGACCGCGCCTATCGTCGCATATTTCTCGATACAGGTCACTTATTGGGTAATTTGGAACTAGCAGGAGCCTTAAATTCCTATCGTCCCCATCTAATTGGCGGATTTGCCGACGAAACCCTTAATAACTTACTATACCTGGATTCGGAAACGGAAGCAGCGATCGCTGTGGTGGCTTTGGCTGACTTACTGGAAATTGACCAGAACCTTCCCCAATTCCGAACCGCCTTACCCTCGGCTACCCAAACCGACTATCCCGAAATTCCCGATGGGGAAATGCTCCATTACCTCCACTGTGCCAGCCAAATTAAATCGGACACCTCCGGTTCCCAAGGCTGGAAAAAATTAGCATCAGAAGAAGAACCCGAAGATAAATATAATTTCCCCTTCTGCACCAAGGTCTCGACTGTCACCCCTGCCATTGATTGGGGAAAAGACCTCAAGGGGTTAAATACAGCCCAATTGCGCCGACGATCAACCCGTCGCTATAGTGGGGGGAATCTCAACCTGGAAGAATTACTCGCTCTACTGGATTTTACCTATCAACATCAGCACTACGGTTATCAGGGTTTAGATGCTGCACCGGACTTTTTTGATTTGAGTCTGATTGAATCTTTTATCGCTGTCTCTGGGGTGAATGGACTAGAGGAGGGATGTTATTATTATGCCCCCAAAGCACAGGAACTTAGGCAAATTCGCTTTAAAAATTTTCGGCGAGAGTTGCATTATCTGTGTTTGGGACAAGATTTGGGACGAGATGCGGCGGCGCTGCTTTTTCATACTGCTGACTTGAACAAGGCGATCGCTAAATATGGCGATCGCGCTTATCGTTATTTACATAGCGATGCTGGTCATCTCGGCCAAAGATTGAACCTCGCCGCCACCCACCTACGTTTAGGTGCTAGTGGTATCGGTGGTTTTTTTGATAACCTGGTTAATGAGGTGTTGGGTATCCCCACCGATGAAGCGGTTATTTATATTACTACCCTAGGAAGATTGCGCGGCAACTAA
- a CDS encoding 3'-5' exonuclease: MKPQTNFIVIDTEGQPILKAMAIVDHQGNLIYEAFDERHCQNPQLIDQSKPLKTIVNEFLAIAGSQTIICHYARHDMEVLRNTFRAVGVRPPRLSFQCSFELAQRYLPQLGSNSLQTISKQLN, from the coding sequence ATGAAACCCCAGACTAACTTTATTGTCATTGATACAGAAGGACAACCGATTCTGAAAGCTATGGCGATCGTTGATCATCAGGGAAACTTAATTTATGAAGCCTTTGACGAAAGACATTGCCAAAATCCCCAACTTATCGACCAAAGTAAACCCCTGAAAACCATAGTTAATGAATTCTTAGCTATAGCCGGATCTCAAACCATTATCTGTCACTATGCACGTCATGATATGGAAGTGCTTAGGAATACATTTCGCGCTGTCGGTGTCCGACCACCTCGCCTCAGTTTTCAATGCAGTTTTGAATTGGCTCAACGCTATCTTCCACAATTAGGAAGTAATAGCCTACAAACTATTAGCAAACAGCTAAATTGA
- a CDS encoding ABC transporter ATP-binding protein: MSYSRLQTLGRYLRPHWQISLLGTVSLFVVNVVGVYIPLLIRNGVDDLQDAVEFQEVGWQVLLMVALASIMWVIRMTSRILIFGVGRQVEFDLKQKIFNHLIFLESSYFSNSRIGDLINRATSDVDNIRRLVGFAVLSLINTIFAYGLTLPVMLAINIKLTILSISVYPLMLVLVQIFSGKLRDQQMEVQEKLSDLSDLIQEDMSGISLIKIYAQETAERQAFREHNQGLLSANLKLARTRNFLFPLLGGLASLSLLILLAVGNEAIAQGDLSIGDFVALVLYVERLVFPTALLGFTITAYQRGEVSVDRVESILSIKPKIQDPPQPIPLITPVKGWLSARDLNYTYPAAKTPALNHVNFTILPGETVAVVGPIGSGKTTLANVIPRLLDIDIDSFFIDGQDITQLSLAQLRKVIAYVPQESFLFSTTIANNICYGNPSALRSQIEAVAKIAQIHDEITNFPKGYDTIVGERGITLSGGQRQRTALARALLCDAPILILDDALSSVDNQTATDILYNLTSGTVRQTVLFISHQMSATAKADRILVMDQGTIVQTGTHDQLLQEEGLYRRLWQQHQLEQMLA; encoded by the coding sequence ATGAGTTATTCAAGACTGCAAACTCTGGGAAGATATCTGCGTCCCCATTGGCAAATATCACTATTAGGAACAGTGTCTCTGTTCGTGGTAAATGTGGTGGGGGTTTATATACCTTTACTTATTCGTAATGGTGTAGATGACTTACAAGATGCCGTAGAGTTTCAGGAAGTAGGATGGCAGGTTTTATTGATGGTCGCCCTAGCATCAATTATGTGGGTGATTCGCATGACATCCCGAATTTTAATTTTTGGGGTGGGGCGACAGGTAGAATTTGACCTAAAACAGAAGATTTTTAATCATCTTATTTTCCTGGAATCTTCCTATTTTTCTAATAGTAGAATCGGGGATTTAATTAATAGGGCAACCTCTGATGTTGATAATATTCGGCGGTTGGTAGGCTTTGCAGTCCTGAGTTTAATTAATACCATATTTGCTTATGGTTTGACTTTGCCAGTCATGCTGGCTATTAATATTAAGTTGACTATATTATCGATTTCGGTTTATCCGTTGATGTTAGTGTTGGTGCAGATTTTTAGCGGTAAACTGCGAGATCAACAGATGGAAGTGCAGGAAAAACTCTCCGATTTAAGTGATTTAATTCAGGAAGATATGAGCGGCATATCTTTGATTAAAATTTATGCTCAGGAAACCGCAGAAAGGCAGGCTTTTCGAGAACATAATCAAGGGTTATTATCGGCTAATTTGAAGTTGGCGAGAACTCGAAATTTCTTGTTTCCTTTATTGGGAGGTTTGGCGAGTTTAAGTCTCCTGATTTTGCTGGCTGTGGGAAATGAGGCGATCGCTCAAGGTGATTTAAGTATCGGGGATTTTGTCGCCTTAGTATTATATGTCGAAAGGTTGGTATTTCCCACCGCTTTATTAGGCTTTACTATTACCGCTTATCAGCGGGGAGAAGTCAGTGTTGACCGGGTTGAGTCTATCCTCAGTATTAAACCTAAAATTCAAGATCCACCTCAGCCTATACCCCTGATAACTCCCGTTAAGGGGTGGTTGAGTGCGAGAGATTTAAACTATACTTACCCCGCCGCCAAAACTCCCGCCCTTAATCATGTTAATTTTACCATTCTACCAGGGGAAACTGTCGCGGTAGTCGGTCCTATTGGGTCGGGAAAAACTACCCTAGCTAATGTAATTCCTCGGCTGTTGGATATTGATATAGATAGCTTTTTTATTGATGGTCAGGATATCACTCAACTCTCTCTGGCGCAACTGAGAAAAGTAATTGCTTATGTTCCCCAGGAGAGTTTTCTATTTAGTACCACTATTGCTAATAATATTTGCTATGGTAATCCCTCAGCATTGCGATCGCAAATAGAAGCCGTTGCGAAAATTGCTCAAATTCACGATGAAATCACCAATTTTCCCAAAGGTTATGATACAATAGTTGGGGAGCGGGGTATCACCTTATCTGGTGGGCAGCGACAACGAACTGCCCTAGCTCGTGCCTTGCTTTGTGATGCTCCTATCTTGATTTTAGATGATGCCCTCTCTAGTGTAGACAATCAGACAGCCACCGACATTCTCTATAATCTGACTAGCGGGACTGTACGCCAAACGGTGTTATTCATTTCTCACCAAATGTCAGCTACAGCCAAAGCCGATCGCATTTTGGTGATGGACCAAGGCACAATAGTACAGACCGGAACCCATGACCAGTTACTACAGGAAGAGGGACTATATCGGAGACTTTGGCAACAGCATCAACTCGAACAAATGCTGGCTTGA
- a CDS encoding DUF3611 family protein has translation MSVSVGNELLQKGKTLQNTGLCGLTMQVVFAFVAILSLIFTTTGRSISDDANPALGVSVTFAVTGLIIAGFSIVISFRYANIGKQLLSLNTVKPKKSDTVRLLRVGLLLGMVGILIALMGSGITASVLIAKTISQPPGTTLTEASEAVRALDVFVMIANLNVLATHYVGSVASIWLLYRI, from the coding sequence ATGAGTGTATCGGTTGGCAACGAGTTACTACAAAAGGGAAAAACCCTCCAGAATACGGGTTTGTGTGGTTTGACCATGCAAGTAGTTTTTGCCTTCGTCGCGATTTTATCATTAATTTTCACCACCACAGGTAGAAGTATTTCTGATGATGCTAACCCCGCCCTCGGTGTAAGTGTAACCTTTGCAGTTACCGGACTAATTATCGCCGGATTTAGCATTGTTATATCATTTCGCTATGCCAACATAGGCAAACAGTTATTATCCCTCAATACAGTCAAACCCAAAAAATCCGACACAGTTAGACTCTTGCGGGTCGGCTTATTATTGGGAATGGTTGGTATCCTGATTGCATTAATGGGGTCAGGTATAACCGCATCGGTATTAATTGCCAAAACCATTTCGCAGCCACCAGGAACCACCCTAACCGAAGCCAGTGAGGCGGTTAGAGCCCTGGATGTATTTGTGATGATTGCCAATTTAAATGTACTAGCAACCCATTATGTTGGCAGTGTAGCATCAATTTGGCTACTTTATCGAATTTAG
- a CDS encoding carbon dioxide-concentrating mechanism protein CcmK: MAIAVGMIETLGFPAVVEAADSMVKAARVTLVGYEKIGSGRVTVIVRGDVSEVQASVSAGTESVRRVNGGLVLSTHIIARPHENLEYVLPIRYTEAVEQFRESVAGIRPLNRP; encoded by the coding sequence ATGGCCATTGCAGTTGGCATGATAGAAACCCTGGGTTTTCCAGCGGTAGTAGAGGCAGCCGATTCCATGGTAAAAGCTGCCCGCGTAACCTTAGTAGGCTACGAAAAAATCGGTAGCGGTCGTGTCACCGTCATTGTTCGCGGAGATGTGTCAGAAGTTCAGGCTTCTGTCTCCGCCGGAACCGAGTCGGTGCGACGGGTAAATGGTGGGTTAGTTCTTTCCACCCATATTATTGCCCGTCCCCATGAAAACCTAGAATATGTCCTACCAATTCGTTACACCGAAGCGGTAGAACAATTCCGTGAAAGCGTCGCCGGGATACGTCCTCTTAACCGTCCGTAG
- a CDS encoding NAD(P)H-quinone oxidoreductase subunit F yields the protein MIQFLLQASWWIPIYGLMGAVLTLPWSTGLVRRTGPRPAAYFNILMTLVGFIHGAVIYRSIWSMPGQQIHIAWLQAAGLDLSFVLDVSPVSLGAVELVTGISLVAQVYALGYMEKDWATARFFGLMGFFEAAVSGLALSDSLLLSYILLELLTLSTYLLVGFWYAQPLVVTAARDAFLTKRVGDVLLLMGVVYIGTIAGSLNFSDLELWSETHNLPPLTATLLGLALISGPIGKCAQFPLHLWLDEAMEGPNPASLLRNSVVVAAGAYVLIKLQPIVALSPVVSDTLIVLGTVTAIGASLVAIAQIDIKRALSHSTSAYLGLVFVAVGQSHVDIALLLLFTHAIAKCLLFMSAGSVILTTNTQDMTEMGGLWSKMPATTTAFIVGASGMVAGLPLGMFWTFRRWVSGFWTVPPWLLILLLLVNFLTTLGLTRVFGLVFTGQSQPKTRRAPEVLWPMALPMVSMTIVTLLVPMMLQSWQLLLSWSGTFVEAPVSGVQEVINHVALPLLLVSSVLGVGIGSSIYVYGPGREPYKFPYQPIQDLLAYDFYIDRLYGLTVVFLVNRISAISYWIDRYIIDGFVNGLGLATLFSGEGLKYSISGQSQFYVFTIATGIAVLLILMLWPF from the coding sequence ATGATTCAGTTCCTCCTACAAGCTAGTTGGTGGATACCCATATATGGTCTCATGGGGGCAGTGTTGACCCTTCCTTGGTCAACGGGGTTAGTCCGACGCACAGGGCCAAGACCAGCAGCCTACTTTAATATATTGATGACTTTAGTGGGTTTTATCCACGGTGCGGTAATTTACCGATCTATCTGGTCAATGCCGGGTCAACAAATTCACATTGCATGGTTACAAGCTGCGGGATTAGACTTATCTTTTGTCCTAGATGTTTCTCCCGTAAGCCTAGGAGCCGTGGAACTGGTCACAGGTATCAGTCTAGTGGCTCAGGTTTATGCCTTGGGGTACATGGAAAAAGACTGGGCGACGGCTCGGTTTTTTGGTTTGATGGGCTTTTTTGAGGCGGCAGTGAGTGGTTTGGCTTTGAGTGACTCGCTGCTACTTAGTTATATTTTGTTGGAATTGCTGACTCTCTCAACCTATCTACTGGTGGGTTTTTGGTATGCTCAACCCCTGGTAGTCACGGCGGCGCGAGATGCGTTTTTAACTAAACGAGTGGGAGATGTATTGTTGTTAATGGGGGTGGTTTATATCGGCACGATCGCCGGTAGTTTAAACTTCTCGGATTTAGAACTATGGTCGGAAACCCACAATTTACCACCCCTTACGGCGACTTTATTAGGATTAGCCCTAATTTCTGGACCTATTGGCAAATGCGCCCAATTTCCCCTACACCTATGGCTTGATGAAGCTATGGAAGGTCCAAACCCGGCTTCTCTACTCCGAAATTCGGTAGTAGTGGCGGCGGGGGCCTATGTTCTGATTAAACTACAACCAATTGTCGCGCTGTCTCCGGTGGTGTCGGACACTTTAATTGTGTTGGGAACAGTAACGGCTATTGGGGCTTCTTTGGTGGCGATCGCTCAAATTGATATCAAACGAGCGCTTTCCCACTCTACTAGCGCCTATTTGGGTTTAGTGTTTGTAGCCGTAGGTCAAAGCCATGTGGATATAGCCCTGCTGTTACTATTCACCCATGCGATCGCCAAATGTCTGTTATTCATGAGTGCAGGTTCAGTAATTTTGACCACCAACACCCAAGACATGACCGAAATGGGGGGATTATGGTCTAAAATGCCTGCCACCACCACTGCATTTATTGTTGGTGCATCAGGAATGGTAGCCGGATTACCTTTAGGGATGTTCTGGACTTTCCGAAGGTGGGTAAGTGGTTTCTGGACTGTACCACCTTGGTTATTGATTTTGTTGCTGCTGGTGAACTTCCTCACCACCCTAGGATTAACCAGAGTTTTCGGCTTAGTCTTTACTGGTCAGTCGCAACCGAAAACCCGACGCGCCCCAGAAGTCCTGTGGCCGATGGCTTTACCAATGGTTTCCATGACTATTGTGACTCTGTTAGTGCCGATGATGCTACAAAGCTGGCAACTATTACTGAGTTGGTCAGGAACCTTCGTAGAAGCGCCCGTCTCTGGAGTCCAAGAAGTAATTAACCATGTAGCTTTACCCCTGTTGTTGGTCTCAAGTGTATTAGGGGTGGGTATAGGTAGCAGTATTTATGTATACGGGCCGGGGAGAGAACCCTATAAATTCCCCTACCAACCCATACAGGATTTACTCGCTTACGATTTCTATATCGATCGCCTTTATGGTCTGACCGTTGTATTTTTGGTTAATCGTATCTCCGCCATCAGTTATTGGATCGATCGCTATATCATCGATGGGTTTGTCAACGGCTTAGGTTTAGCCACCCTCTTTAGCGGTGAAGGACTTAAATATAGTATTTCTGGACAATCACAGTTTTATGTCTTCACCATAGCCACAGGTATAGCCGTGTTGTTGATTTTAATGCTGTGGCCATTTTAG